A window of Methanolobus sediminis contains these coding sequences:
- the proS gene encoding proline--tRNA ligase, whose amino-acid sequence MAEQEKDAALPSKENFSEWYNDLLLKGEIMDVRYPVKGLYVWFPFGFNIRRNVYDIMRRLLDKDHQETMFPLLIPENEFMKEAEHIKGFEDEVYWVTHGGLTPLDVKLALRPTSETAIYPMYKLWIRSHADLPLKLYQIVNTFRYETKHTRPLIRLREITSFKEAHTVHATWDDAAAQVDEAIRIYTEFYRQLAVPVLASKRPDWDKFPGADYTIATDALMPDGKTLQVGTAHHLGDNFAKTFDITYEDAEGEQVYAHQTCYGVSERSIAALISMHGDDKGLVLPPAIAPVQVVIIPIIFKKAEGVLEACEELMSKLEAVGIRVKMDASDDRPGAKYYKWEMKGVPVRLELGPRDLQNNAAMLARRDTGEKQQFSLDTIVDDVSSMLDDIHDSLYEKAKESVYSRVFDCDDLDGVKENLPKGIAKIFWCGNKECGLKLEDEIGAGILGIPTDQEECKGKCPVCGADASTKVYVARTY is encoded by the coding sequence ATGGCAGAGCAAGAAAAAGATGCTGCACTTCCTTCTAAAGAGAATTTCAGTGAATGGTATAACGATCTGCTCTTAAAGGGCGAGATCATGGATGTACGTTATCCTGTAAAGGGACTTTATGTATGGTTCCCATTCGGATTCAACATCAGAAGAAATGTTTATGATATCATGCGCAGGCTGCTTGACAAAGATCATCAGGAAACAATGTTCCCACTCCTTATTCCTGAAAATGAGTTCATGAAAGAAGCAGAGCACATCAAAGGATTTGAAGATGAGGTTTATTGGGTAACACATGGTGGTCTGACTCCGCTTGATGTGAAGCTTGCACTCCGTCCAACCAGTGAGACTGCAATCTATCCAATGTACAAGCTCTGGATCAGGTCACATGCAGACCTGCCACTTAAGCTCTACCAGATAGTCAACACCTTCAGGTATGAGACAAAACACACACGTCCTCTTATCAGGCTCCGTGAGATCACTTCATTTAAAGAGGCTCACACAGTCCATGCTACATGGGACGATGCGGCAGCACAGGTCGATGAAGCTATCAGAATATATACTGAGTTCTATCGTCAGCTTGCTGTACCTGTACTTGCATCCAAAAGGCCTGACTGGGATAAATTCCCTGGTGCAGATTATACAATTGCAACCGATGCACTGATGCCTGACGGAAAGACTCTCCAGGTAGGTACTGCCCACCACCTTGGTGACAATTTCGCAAAAACTTTTGATATTACTTATGAAGACGCTGAAGGCGAACAGGTCTATGCTCATCAGACTTGTTATGGAGTTTCCGAGCGTTCCATAGCTGCTCTTATTTCCATGCACGGAGATGACAAGGGTCTTGTGCTTCCGCCAGCAATTGCTCCTGTTCAGGTTGTCATTATTCCTATCATTTTCAAGAAAGCCGAAGGCGTACTTGAAGCATGTGAAGAGTTAATGAGTAAACTCGAGGCAGTGGGAATTCGCGTCAAAATGGATGCAAGTGACGACCGTCCGGGTGCCAAGTATTACAAGTGGGAAATGAAAGGTGTGCCTGTAAGACTTGAACTTGGTCCAAGGGATCTCCAGAACAATGCGGCTATGCTTGCACGTCGTGATACCGGGGAGAAACAGCAGTTTTCTCTGGATACAATTGTTGATGATGTGTCTTCAATGCTTGATGATATTCATGATTCACTTTATGAAAAGGCAAAGGAAAGTGTCTATTCACGTGTCTTTGACTGTGATGACCTTGATGGTGTCAAAGAGAATCTTCCAAAAGGTATTGCAAAGATCTTCTGGTGTGGCAACAAGGAATGTGGCCTGAAACTGGAAGATGAGATTGGTGCAGGAATACTTGGAATACCAACTGATCAGGAAGAGTGTAAGGGCAAGTGTCCTGTATGTGGCGCAGATGCCAGCACCAAGGTGTATGTTGCAAGGACATACTGA
- the cobT gene encoding nicotinate mononucleotide-dependent phosphoribosyltransferase CobT → MDTLSPEKVRLPEKPLFVCVLGNTETAYIEGLSAAGKTAKLTDYTPAGDAEVLETGTIIDIPILPMTPPYDTPTPALITRAALSITGVPHIFVNSGLKVLPAKQVPLVDIGGKPGGDIRKPVAVHNVQEAFDNAFKLGEKLAKEHDFIMIGESIPAGTTTANALLQALGYDGNVSSSSDANPLTLKKEVVRDALVSSGITFGSLSDDPLKAIASVGDPMMVAVAGITAGLGDTPVVLAGGTQMASIFAAIKHMGYPTDNVKIVTTSYVVRDETANFVELVTEIGADYEGADPEFGKSSFKGLQQYEVGFVKEGVGAGGAIYLTAMYGYSMEELRSKIEQLCDELCKFGDLARVAGEDI, encoded by the coding sequence ATGGATACGTTATCACCTGAAAAAGTCCGGTTACCTGAAAAACCGTTATTCGTCTGTGTCCTTGGAAATACGGAGACTGCATATATCGAAGGTCTTTCCGCAGCAGGAAAGACTGCAAAACTGACAGACTATACGCCTGCCGGTGATGCAGAGGTTCTTGAGACAGGAACTATTATTGATATTCCTATCTTACCTATGACACCTCCATATGACACACCTACACCTGCACTCATCACACGTGCAGCACTTTCGATAACAGGTGTGCCTCATATATTTGTGAATTCAGGTCTGAAGGTGCTTCCGGCTAAACAGGTTCCTCTTGTAGATATCGGAGGGAAGCCAGGTGGTGACATCAGAAAGCCGGTTGCTGTGCACAATGTACAGGAAGCTTTTGATAACGCTTTCAAGCTTGGAGAGAAGCTTGCAAAGGAACATGACTTCATCATGATCGGTGAAAGTATCCCTGCGGGAACAACCACTGCAAATGCATTATTGCAGGCACTTGGTTATGATGGGAACGTTAGCAGCAGTTCCGATGCAAATCCTCTGACACTTAAAAAAGAGGTTGTGAGGGATGCTTTGGTCTCATCAGGAATCACTTTTGGTTCTCTGAGTGATGATCCTCTTAAGGCAATAGCTTCCGTAGGTGATCCTATGATGGTTGCAGTTGCAGGAATTACTGCAGGACTTGGTGACACACCTGTGGTCCTTGCAGGCGGCACTCAGATGGCATCGATATTCGCTGCCATTAAACACATGGGATATCCTACTGACAACGTAAAGATAGTAACTACAAGTTATGTGGTTCGTGATGAAACTGCCAACTTTGTGGAACTGGTAACTGAGATTGGTGCAGATTATGAAGGAGCAGATCCTGAATTTGGAAAGTCTTCATTCAAAGGTCTGCAGCAATATGAGGTAGGTTTTGTGAAAGAAGGTGTAGGTGCAGGTGGCGCTATTTACCTCACGGCCATGTATGGATATTCAATGGAAGAGTTACGCTCAAAGATCGAGCAACTCTGTGATGAGCTGTGCAAATTCGGGGATCTCGCCCGGGTTGCCGGTGAAGATATATAA
- a CDS encoding response regulator codes for MHYRDKVLIVDDEQAIVELMGLYLKSDYDVIPAYSGQEALDKVKTEKPDIILLDVMMPDMNGYEVCRVLKTSVETQFLPVVMVTALSGKDDRIKGIEVGADEFLGKPVNRLELVTRVKSLLRIKHLQDKILAERNEAMNYLDIAGFVVFVLDSDMKINLVNRKGNEVLGYNEFELIGHDFIKFLVPEGKGSELRDEFTEIISGESEPQEFAEHVVLAKDGKEIPMRWYDVVLMDNDGKITGILRSGEDLSKFE; via the coding sequence ATGCACTACAGGGATAAAGTACTCATTGTTGACGACGAGCAGGCTATAGTAGAGCTAATGGGACTTTACCTTAAATCAGATTATGATGTTATTCCTGCATATAGCGGGCAGGAAGCGCTGGATAAGGTCAAAACCGAAAAGCCGGATATTATTCTGCTTGATGTGATGATGCCTGATATGAATGGGTATGAGGTATGCAGGGTTTTAAAGACGTCAGTGGAGACACAATTCCTGCCAGTGGTGATGGTTACTGCACTGTCTGGCAAGGATGACCGTATAAAAGGTATTGAGGTTGGTGCGGATGAGTTCCTCGGAAAACCTGTAAACCGTCTTGAGCTTGTGACAAGGGTAAAATCTCTCCTGCGTATAAAGCACCTTCAGGATAAGATTCTTGCAGAGAGGAACGAGGCAATGAATTATCTTGATATTGCAGGTTTTGTTGTTTTTGTACTTGACAGTGATATGAAGATCAATCTTGTGAACCGTAAAGGTAACGAAGTATTGGGTTACAATGAGTTCGAACTTATTGGCCATGATTTCATTAAATTCCTTGTACCGGAAGGAAAAGGTTCCGAACTTCGGGATGAGTTTACTGAAATTATTTCCGGTGAATCCGAACCACAGGAATTTGCCGAGCACGTTGTCCTTGCAAAAGATGGAAAAGAAATCCCTATGCGCTGGTATGATGTTGTCCTGATGGATAACGATGGTAAAATTACCGGTATCCTGCGTTCAGGGGAAGATCTGAGTAAATTTGAGTAA
- a CDS encoding DUF4405 domain-containing protein, whose product MNISKLNYYVDILLAVLFIVVAITGFVLYLVIPSGVRQGRYQEFIGITKVTWTLIHNRSAILLTLLTGLHFVLHKRWMCCMTRNLFKREGDRKNTECEMINV is encoded by the coding sequence ATGAACATATCAAAACTGAACTACTATGTCGACATCTTGCTGGCTGTATTATTCATTGTAGTTGCCATTACAGGTTTTGTATTATACCTTGTCATCCCTTCAGGAGTACGACAGGGAAGATATCAGGAATTTATAGGCATTACCAAAGTAACATGGACACTTATTCACAACAGATCAGCCATACTGCTTACATTACTTACTGGTCTTCATTTCGTCCTGCACAAAAGATGGATGTGCTGCATGACAAGAAACCTGTTCAAAAGAGAAGGAGACCGGAAAAACACCGAGTGCGAGATGATAAACGTTTAA
- a CDS encoding 50S ribosomal protein L15e produces the protein MSKSFYSYVRDAWKDPDNTYVRELRWERLQEWRREGSVTKIRRPTRIDRARSLGYKAKQGIVVARVKVRRGGLRKSRYIRGRRTQRMGKNKITGGMSIQRIAEQRADRKFPNMEVLNSYWVGDDGKSKWYEVILVDPSHPVIKSDKNLNWICDNTHKGRAHRGKTSAGRKGRGMMTRGTGTEKTRPSLRSNLNRGK, from the coding sequence TTGTCAAAATCATTTTATTCATACGTAAGAGACGCATGGAAAGACCCGGACAACACATATGTCCGTGAGCTTAGATGGGAAAGACTTCAGGAATGGAGAAGAGAAGGATCTGTAACAAAGATCAGGCGTCCAACTCGTATTGACCGTGCCCGCTCCCTTGGATACAAGGCAAAGCAGGGTATCGTTGTAGCTCGTGTAAAGGTACGCAGAGGAGGTCTTAGAAAGTCCAGATACATCCGTGGAAGACGTACACAGCGCATGGGTAAGAACAAGATCACTGGTGGAATGAGCATTCAGAGAATCGCTGAACAGCGTGCTGACAGGAAATTCCCTAACATGGAAGTTCTCAACTCATACTGGGTAGGCGACGACGGTAAATCCAAGTGGTACGAGGTTATCCTTGTAGACCCAAGCCACCCTGTAATCAAGAGTGACAAGAACCTCAACTGGATCTGTGACAACACCCACAAGGGACGTGCACACCGCGGTAAGACCAGCGCAGGCCGCAAGGGCAGAGGTATGATGACCCGTGGAACCGGTACTGAAAAGACCAGGCCAAGCCTGAGATCCAACCTCAACAGGGGCAAGTGA
- a CDS encoding RNA-binding protein, which translates to MIAHSTEDLSRVRGALDFFLRNATGMSDDDVTDELVDVTDIEGHYGNPSVMLSSQISRKSDSVKLARFIRENMSPEDVEDLRSEMPDRLDDDQLFHMRFDKQAAFLGKLVLSSSSDAITVKVKIATYPKNRLQAGLIVEELFG; encoded by the coding sequence GTGATCGCGCACTCTACTGAGGATCTTTCCAGGGTACGTGGTGCCCTGGACTTCTTTTTACGGAATGCCACCGGCATGTCCGACGATGATGTTACCGATGAACTTGTAGACGTAACTGATATTGAAGGTCACTATGGTAATCCGTCTGTGATGCTCAGTTCGCAGATCTCACGCAAATCGGATTCTGTAAAACTTGCCAGGTTTATCAGGGAAAACATGAGCCCTGAAGATGTAGAAGACCTGCGCAGTGAAATGCCTGACAGGCTAGATGATGACCAGTTATTCCATATGAGGTTTGACAAACAGGCAGCTTTCCTAGGGAAACTGGTGCTTAGTTCGTCATCCGATGCCATTACTGTCAAAGTAAAAATAGCCACTTATCCGAAGAACCGTCTTCAGGCGGGGCTGATAGTGGAGGAATTGTTTGGCTAG
- the rnp3 gene encoding ribonuclease P protein component 3, with product MARPVFYDLNVYSAPEGKNTIEEMAAFSSRLEFSGIAITNPSGSSQPVKAKIVNDLEVFSGVEIRVDNPSRLHGMVGKYRKNTDVIVVHGGSENINRAAVENSNVDVLCGFGSMKDNGLNHVLAKSASDNNVAISFDLGEVISQRGGRRVRTLSNFRKDLAIVRKYDVPFILTSNARSCYDLRAPRELIALAQLFGMTKEEAVRGLSDTPESIISRNRPSSNYVFEGVEIVDGMSGDAIGEGDGQ from the coding sequence TTGGCTAGACCTGTTTTTTATGATCTGAACGTTTACTCTGCACCAGAAGGTAAGAACACGATCGAAGAAATGGCTGCTTTTTCTTCCAGACTGGAATTTTCTGGAATTGCCATTACCAATCCTTCCGGTAGCTCTCAACCTGTAAAGGCGAAGATAGTAAATGATCTTGAAGTTTTCAGTGGTGTTGAGATAAGGGTAGATAACCCTTCCCGCTTACATGGTATGGTGGGAAAATATCGTAAGAACACCGATGTTATTGTTGTACACGGTGGTAGTGAAAATATTAACCGTGCAGCTGTTGAGAACTCCAATGTGGACGTTCTTTGTGGTTTTGGATCAATGAAGGACAATGGTCTTAATCATGTTCTTGCAAAATCTGCAAGTGATAACAATGTTGCAATTTCATTTGATCTTGGTGAAGTTATCAGCCAGCGTGGAGGGAGAAGGGTCAGGACTTTGTCCAATTTCAGAAAAGATCTGGCAATTGTCCGTAAATACGATGTTCCGTTTATACTAACGTCCAATGCAAGATCCTGCTACGATTTGCGTGCACCAAGGGAATTAATAGCTCTTGCACAACTTTTTGGGATGACAAAGGAGGAAGCTGTCCGTGGACTGTCTGACACTCCGGAAAGCATTATCTCAAGGAATCGCCCCTCGTCCAATTATGTATTTGAGGGTGTGGAAATTGTAGATGGTATGTCGGGAGATGCTATTGGTGAAGGTGATGGGCAATGA
- a CDS encoding Rpp14/Pop5 family protein, with translation MKILPPTMRENKRYLAFELIAEGDSMISRDELIREIFSASGSLLGDLGSSECNIWLFAFDDNKGVISCERDHVSQTRAVMATITNVKGKRVLLHVLGVSGTVLGATKKYLEGVDVLNPEEQSHINE, from the coding sequence ATGAAAATACTGCCTCCGACCATGCGGGAAAATAAGCGTTATCTCGCCTTTGAGCTTATAGCTGAAGGAGATTCAATGATAAGCAGGGATGAACTTATCCGTGAGATATTCTCAGCATCAGGAAGTCTTCTTGGTGACCTTGGTTCAAGCGAGTGTAATATATGGCTTTTTGCCTTTGATGATAATAAAGGTGTAATAAGCTGTGAACGTGATCATGTATCACAGACAAGGGCTGTTATGGCCACTATCACAAATGTAAAAGGAAAACGAGTTCTGCTCCATGTTCTTGGAGTATCAGGCACTGTTCTTGGTGCAACAAAAAAGTATTTAGAGGGTGTCGATGTATTAAACCCCGAAGAACAGTCACATATAAATGAGTAG
- the psmA gene encoding archaeal proteasome endopeptidase complex subunit alpha, producing MQMTPQMGYDRAITVFSPDGRLFQVEYAREAVKRGTTAAGVKAKNGVVLLVDKRITSRLIEAESIEKIFQIDDHIGVATSGLVADARALVDRARVEAQVNMVSYDEPIGVEVIAKKICDHKQTYTQYGGVRPYGTALLIAGVDDSRPRLFESDPSGALLEYKATAIGAGRNAFMEIFEADYHEDMDIDAAIMLGMKALYTSTEGKVDAATLELGVVTLDDRQFRKLSEEEVAGFVSRVREELKDNVKEESADSESEESEE from the coding sequence ATGCAAATGACGCCACAGATGGGGTATGATCGAGCCATCACAGTTTTTAGTCCTGACGGACGTCTCTTCCAGGTAGAATATGCAAGAGAAGCAGTTAAGAGAGGCACAACCGCAGCCGGTGTAAAAGCAAAGAATGGTGTGGTATTGCTTGTAGACAAAAGAATCACAAGCAGGTTGATAGAAGCAGAATCTATTGAGAAGATCTTCCAGATAGATGACCACATAGGTGTTGCCACTTCAGGACTTGTAGCTGATGCCCGTGCTCTTGTTGACAGGGCAAGAGTCGAAGCTCAGGTAAACATGGTCTCATACGACGAACCAATAGGTGTCGAAGTTATTGCCAAGAAGATCTGCGATCACAAGCAGACGTACACACAGTATGGTGGTGTCCGTCCATACGGTACAGCTCTTCTTATTGCAGGTGTTGATGATTCACGCCCACGTCTCTTTGAGAGTGACCCAAGCGGTGCATTGCTTGAGTACAAGGCAACTGCCATTGGTGCGGGAAGGAACGCTTTCATGGAGATCTTTGAGGCAGATTATCATGAAGATATGGACATTGATGCTGCAATTATGCTTGGTATGAAGGCCCTTTACACTTCTACAGAAGGAAAGGTTGATGCAGCTACCCTTGAGCTTGGTGTTGTAACACTTGATGACCGCCAGTTCAGAAAGCTTTCTGAAGAGGAGGTTGCTGGTTTTGTTTCCAGGGTTCGCGAAGAGCTTAAGGATAATGTGAAAGAAGAAAGTGCAGACTCTGAAAGCGAGGAGTCTGAGGAATAA
- a CDS encoding ribosome assembly factor SBDS, whose protein sequence is MVSLDEAVIARLKKGKHHFEVLVDPEGAFSLKRGEDVNMEDVIAVESVFTDAAQGDNAGESELLNAFETSDVMDVARQIILHGELQLTKEQRKQILEEKTRQVITIIAQNAINPQTRAPHPPARIEKAMEEAKIHIDPLKGVDEQVNIVMKAIRPIIPIRFEEVDVAVKIPGEYAAKSYGEIAGFATLVKNEWQSDGSWVAVIKMPAGLQNDFYGLVNHLTKGDAETKLL, encoded by the coding sequence ATGGTATCTCTTGACGAGGCTGTTATTGCGAGGCTCAAGAAAGGTAAGCATCATTTCGAGGTTTTAGTTGATCCGGAAGGTGCATTTTCACTGAAAAGAGGCGAAGATGTCAATATGGAAGATGTCATTGCTGTAGAATCAGTATTTACTGATGCTGCGCAGGGAGACAATGCCGGGGAATCTGAACTTCTAAATGCTTTTGAAACTAGTGATGTCATGGATGTTGCCAGGCAAATTATATTGCATGGTGAACTCCAGCTCACAAAAGAGCAGAGAAAACAGATTCTTGAAGAGAAGACCAGACAGGTCATAACCATTATTGCACAAAATGCTATTAACCCCCAGACAAGGGCACCTCATCCACCTGCCAGAATTGAAAAGGCGATGGAAGAGGCAAAGATTCACATCGATCCTTTGAAAGGCGTAGATGAGCAGGTAAATATTGTAATGAAAGCTATTCGTCCGATAATTCCTATAAGGTTTGAAGAGGTCGATGTAGCTGTAAAGATTCCGGGTGAATATGCGGCAAAATCCTATGGAGAGATTGCCGGCTTTGCAACCCTTGTAAAGAATGAATGGCAGAGTGACGGCTCATGGGTAGCCGTGATTAAAATGCCTGCTGGCCTGCAGAATGATTTCTATGGCCTTGTGAATCATCTTACAAAAGGGGATGCTGAAACTAAATTATTATGA
- the rrp4 gene encoding exosome complex RNA-binding protein Rrp4, which translates to MEREIVIPGQLLSENKADSGPGTYVKDGKVYSLLYGVKNSKKKMSVIPFSGKYIPSSRDYVIGTVIDVTPSNWIFDIGSPYDGLLHVSEYPRRVEQEKMAEYMGIGTSVLLRVKDVSSSMKVELTMRERGLRALGTGRVIEVTPTKVPRIIGHGGSMVSMLKKETNCEVFVGQNGRIWINGKDSEMDLLTEAIELIMKHSHTSGLTDRISLFLKGEEEPVSEKDEAVLEEDLTEDKKDAENESEIREDTYRKVDALLEDDD; encoded by the coding sequence ATGGAACGTGAAATTGTAATTCCTGGACAACTTTTGTCTGAAAATAAGGCGGATTCAGGTCCTGGTACATATGTAAAGGACGGAAAAGTCTATTCTCTTTTATACGGAGTTAAGAATTCCAAGAAGAAGATGTCAGTCATTCCTTTTTCCGGAAAGTATATTCCTTCTTCCAGGGATTACGTTATTGGTACGGTTATAGATGTAACCCCCTCTAACTGGATATTTGATATTGGATCGCCATATGACGGTTTATTGCACGTGTCTGAATATCCAAGACGTGTTGAACAGGAAAAGATGGCGGAGTACATGGGCATAGGCACATCTGTCTTGCTTCGTGTAAAAGATGTAAGTTCATCCATGAAGGTCGAGTTGACCATGAGAGAACGCGGTCTGAGAGCTCTTGGTACTGGCCGTGTTATTGAAGTAACTCCTACGAAGGTCCCCCGTATCATAGGACATGGTGGTTCTATGGTATCTATGCTTAAGAAAGAGACAAATTGTGAGGTATTCGTAGGCCAGAACGGAAGAATATGGATAAATGGAAAAGATAGTGAAATGGACCTTCTCACAGAGGCTATCGAGCTTATAATGAAACATTCTCACACATCAGGATTGACAGATAGGATATCTCTTTTTTTGAAAGGTGAGGAAGAACCTGTTTCTGAGAAGGATGAAGCTGTTTTAGAAGAAGATCTCACAGAAGATAAAAAAGACGCAGAGAACGAAAGTGAGATAAGGGAAGATACCTACCGAAAAGTGGATGCTCTTCTGGAAGATGATGATTGA
- the rrp41 gene encoding exosome complex exonuclease Rrp41, translating to MSDKPEKFIDENGLRLDGRRVDEIRPMKMEIGVLSRADGSCYLEWGKNKVLAAVYGPRELHPRRLQKADSALIRYRYNMAAFSVEDRIRPGPSRRSIEISKVSREAFEPVVLTHLYPGAVIDVFAEVLQADAGTRTAAINAACMALADAGIPMKGLVSACAVGKVDGQLVLDLNKPEDNYGDADIPMAMTSDGEITLVQMDGDVTPEEFKQAIEMCKEGCRQIMEIQKETLRNKFTKLDDVEISDDDEDVDVSALVESTLEPSEDDVEDEDEIEVESDDDADQEEEIEDADEDSVDEEEDVPESEDDEDEDLDSVESHSDFEAVELVEDFEESFTDVDEEDATEDEDDEEKA from the coding sequence ATGAGTGATAAACCTGAAAAGTTCATTGATGAAAATGGATTACGTCTGGACGGCAGACGTGTTGATGAGATCAGGCCAATGAAAATGGAGATAGGTGTACTCTCCAGGGCTGATGGTTCATGTTATTTAGAATGGGGTAAGAACAAGGTACTTGCGGCTGTTTATGGTCCAAGGGAACTTCACCCAAGAAGATTGCAGAAAGCTGATTCTGCACTGATAAGATACCGTTATAATATGGCAGCTTTTTCTGTAGAGGACCGTATAAGACCAGGTCCAAGCAGAAGAAGTATTGAGATATCAAAGGTAAGTCGTGAGGCATTTGAGCCTGTAGTGCTTACTCACCTTTATCCTGGTGCAGTGATCGATGTTTTTGCTGAGGTCCTCCAGGCTGATGCAGGTACAAGGACTGCAGCTATCAACGCAGCCTGTATGGCTCTTGCTGATGCAGGTATTCCTATGAAAGGGCTTGTCTCTGCATGTGCAGTAGGAAAGGTTGACGGACAGCTTGTACTTGATCTTAACAAGCCCGAAGACAACTATGGTGATGCTGACATCCCAATGGCTATGACATCTGATGGCGAGATTACTCTTGTTCAGATGGACGGTGACGTTACTCCTGAAGAGTTCAAACAGGCAATTGAGATGTGCAAGGAAGGATGTCGCCAGATTATGGAGATACAGAAGGAGACTCTTAGAAACAAGTTCACAAAACTTGATGATGTAGAGATCTCTGATGATGATGAAGACGTTGATGTTTCTGCCCTTGTGGAATCCACTCTTGAACCATCCGAGGATGATGTTGAAGATGAGGACGAAATTGAAGTTGAATCCGACGATGATGCTGATCAGGAAGAAGAGATTGAAGATGCTGACGAGGATTCAGTTGATGAAGAAGAAGATGTACCTGAATCTGAGGACGATGAAGATGAAGACCTCGATTCAGTAGAATCTCATTCTGATTTCGAAGCTGTCGAGCTGGTAGAGGATTTTGAAGAGTCTTTCACTGATGTGGATGAAGAGGATGCCACAGAGGATGAAGATGATGAAGAGAAGGCCTGA
- the rrp42 gene encoding exosome complex protein Rrp42, translating into MGNEVMSVLKKDYIYNLMLKGQRADGRAFDEIRDIEIRTNVIEKAEGSAWIKMGGTEILVGVKLQVGTPFPDSADQGVIITSMELNPIASPDFEAGPPKENAIEMARVTDRGIRESGAIDLNKLCITEGEEVWMVFIDIHVLNNEGNIQDVSSLGAIAALLTAVVPGEREGRGEDMPMPIRDMPISVTLVDIGGEMMVDPDLDEETVCDTRITIVSNQDGSISGMQKSGDGALTEEKLLKAVSLACQKASELREAHLLNI; encoded by the coding sequence ATGGGCAACGAAGTAATGTCAGTACTTAAGAAAGATTACATTTACAACCTTATGCTCAAAGGTCAGCGTGCTGATGGACGTGCTTTTGATGAGATAAGGGATATTGAGATCAGAACCAATGTTATAGAAAAAGCTGAAGGTTCCGCCTGGATAAAGATGGGTGGTACCGAGATCCTTGTAGGAGTAAAACTACAGGTAGGTACACCTTTCCCTGACTCTGCTGATCAGGGTGTCATTATTACAAGTATGGAACTAAATCCGATAGCTTCTCCTGATTTTGAGGCAGGTCCTCCAAAAGAGAATGCCATTGAAATGGCCCGTGTCACCGACAGGGGAATCCGTGAATCAGGCGCAATTGATTTAAACAAGTTGTGTATTACGGAGGGAGAAGAAGTCTGGATGGTATTCATAGATATCCATGTTCTCAACAATGAGGGTAATATTCAGGATGTGTCCTCTCTGGGCGCAATAGCTGCCCTTCTGACTGCCGTTGTTCCTGGTGAACGCGAAGGCCGTGGTGAGGACATGCCAATGCCTATAAGGGATATGCCTATTTCAGTTACGCTGGTAGACATCGGCGGTGAGATGATGGTTGATCCTGACCTTGATGAAGAAACTGTTTGTGACACCCGCATAACCATTGTTTCAAATCAGGATGGCTCTATATCAGGAATGCAGAAGAGCGGCGATGGCGCACTTACCGAGGAAAAGCTGTTAAAGGCTGTGTCACTTGCCTGCCAGAAAGCATCTGAACTCAGGGAAGCTCACCTGTTGAATATCTGA
- a CDS encoding 50S ribosomal protein L37ae, with amino-acid sequence MAKKYTRKGRVSRSAGRFGTRYGRRDRKLVADLEEKMRMPHKCPRCARPNVKRAGTGIWKCTKCDYTFAGGTFLPQTNVGKTVARTVKKATEALE; translated from the coding sequence ATGGCAAAAAAATATACACGAAAAGGCCGAGTATCCAGGTCAGCCGGTAGATTTGGTACTCGCTATGGTAGAAGGGACCGTAAACTTGTGGCAGATCTTGAAGAAAAGATGCGTATGCCACACAAGTGCCCACGATGTGCACGTCCTAACGTAAAGAGAGCAGGTACAGGTATCTGGAAATGTACCAAATGTGATTACACTTTTGCAGGTGGCACATTCCTGCCTCAGACCAACGTCGGAAAGACAGTTGCACGTACAGTAAAGAAGGCTACAGAAGCATTAGAGTAG
- a CDS encoding DNA-directed RNA polymerase subunit P — protein sequence MAYKCTRCKRNVEIDYEYTGIRCPYCGHRILVKERPTTIKRIKAE from the coding sequence ATGGCCTATAAATGTACAAGATGCAAGAGAAACGTTGAGATCGATTACGAGTATACAGGTATTCGCTGTCCATACTGTGGACACCGTATCCTTGTGAAAGAGCGTCCAACAACTATCAAGCGCATCAAAGCAGAGTAA